From Vulpes vulpes isolate BD-2025 chromosome 7, VulVul3, whole genome shotgun sequence, one genomic window encodes:
- the LOC140599500 gene encoding beta-defensin 107A-like: MSGAMRIFFLVSAALIVLAHIFSAHGAIRRRMQCQKMDGRCEVECLSFEDKVGGCRAELIPLCCKKRKNN; this comes from the exons ATGTCTGGAgccatgagaatttttttcttagtttctgctGCTCTCATTGTCCTTGCTCACATTTTCTCAG CCCATGGAGCTATACGCAGAAGGATGCAGTGCCAGAAGATGGATGGTCGCTGTGAAGTTGAGTGCCTTTCCTTTGAAGATAAGGTTGGGGGCTGTAGAGCTGAACTGATACCACTTTgctgcaaaaaaaggaagaataattaa